A section of the Myxococcus virescens genome encodes:
- a CDS encoding glutathione S-transferase family protein, with product MPQLTLVVGSKNYSSWSLRPYLALAHTGQPFQEVVIPLAVPDTEDRIARYSPSKRVPVLQHGDLTIWDSLAICEYLAEAFPQAQLWPQDMAARAVARAVTAEMHSGFGALRQHMNMNLRARSPGKGRAPGVAEDIARVQALWNDCRGRFGQGGPFLFGRFSIADAFYAPVVTRFVTYDVALDAVSAAYRDAVLALPALQKWTEEGRSEPSIPKYD from the coding sequence ATGCCCCAGCTCACACTCGTCGTCGGTTCGAAGAACTACTCATCCTGGTCCCTGCGGCCCTACCTCGCGCTGGCCCACACGGGACAGCCCTTCCAGGAGGTGGTGATTCCGCTGGCTGTTCCAGACACGGAGGACCGGATTGCCCGGTACTCCCCCAGCAAGCGCGTGCCGGTGCTCCAGCACGGCGACCTGACCATCTGGGACTCGCTGGCCATCTGTGAGTACCTGGCGGAGGCCTTCCCCCAGGCCCAGCTGTGGCCCCAGGACATGGCGGCTCGCGCGGTGGCCCGCGCGGTCACCGCGGAGATGCACTCCGGCTTCGGCGCGCTCCGGCAGCACATGAACATGAACCTGCGCGCGCGCAGCCCGGGCAAGGGCCGTGCGCCCGGTGTGGCGGAGGACATCGCCCGCGTCCAGGCCCTCTGGAATGACTGTCGCGGGCGCTTCGGCCAGGGCGGGCCCTTCCTCTTCGGCCGCTTCTCCATCGCGGACGCCTTCTACGCGCCCGTCGTCACCCGCTTCGTCACCTATGACGTGGCGCTGGACGCGGTGAGCGCGGCCTACCGCGACGCCGTGCTCGCGCTGCCCGCGCTCCAGAAGTGGACCGAGGAAGGGCGGAGCGAGCCCAGCATCCCGAAGTACGACTGA
- a CDS encoding adenylate/guanylate cyclase domain-containing protein, with amino-acid sequence MVVEAPEPGKLSAILFTGIEGPDGLSWRDESLQNDMRDEHALLVRELLPRHGGREVKRLEDGFLLEFEGGPSAVDFGLELQRVLDARNGDASAERRVILRVGVHLGMVVHRDGDVFGEGVNLAARIEALARPGTLYVSETVARQVEGRLASPPVRLGRGEMKNIRLPVAVYRIDPPEHRRRMPLLSRMRSFWGRRSAAN; translated from the coding sequence ATGGTGGTGGAGGCTCCAGAACCCGGGAAACTATCGGCGATTCTCTTCACGGGCATTGAAGGCCCTGATGGGCTCTCATGGCGTGACGAATCGCTCCAGAACGACATGCGGGATGAGCATGCGCTGCTCGTTCGTGAGTTGTTGCCGCGCCATGGAGGGCGCGAGGTGAAGCGGCTGGAGGACGGCTTCCTCCTGGAGTTCGAGGGCGGCCCCTCGGCGGTGGACTTCGGTCTGGAATTGCAGCGCGTCCTGGACGCCCGCAACGGAGACGCATCCGCCGAGCGCCGGGTCATCTTGCGCGTGGGGGTCCACCTGGGCATGGTGGTGCACCGCGACGGTGACGTGTTTGGAGAAGGCGTCAACCTGGCCGCGCGCATCGAGGCGCTGGCCCGTCCCGGCACGCTCTATGTCAGCGAGACGGTGGCGCGTCAGGTGGAAGGCCGCCTGGCTTCACCGCCGGTTCGCCTGGGCCGTGGCGAGATGAAGAACATCCGGTTGCCCGTGGCCGTCTACCGCATCGACCCGCCCGAGCACCGCCGCCGGATGCCGCTGCTGTCGCGCATGCGCTCCTTCTGGGGGCGCCGGAGCGCGGCGAACTGA
- a CDS encoding serine/threonine-protein kinase, whose amino-acid sequence MGTVFLANHLRLRGRQVAIKVLRHDAGMGAEAFVRFRREAEIASKLGHPNIVEVLDFDSLEDGSPYMVMECLRGMPLSRRLRKGPMTLEEVFSCARQMGSALQAAHRAGIVHRDLKPGNVFLVPTEVGGVMMEHVKLLDFGISKVIDSQSVHTQGGILLGTPQYMAPEQATGKNGEVDPRTDIFAFGCLVYEMLARRLPFRDNGNLPELIYRIVYDPPEPLEALVPDLPDHVIAAVEKSLEKRPEDRFPDVASFIFALTGRALQTMGEVPMLTPLSTPQLAVGLAPESKPETVPGRRSGRGVEDEDVDVNPPDANPPFRESETVSLSAPVPAVAPSHDAATIAEAMPLPEMEAPPPRPVVAPADVVPAPIARSPVGRPPSAAPPGPSARKPTPRDGAVAGSQVPDGGVAASRGPERTHGEPPPEKPLAPAPLPRRADAPPVRPPAGGAQAGAASPKVVPAPIARAPVAGGPSAPVAARNGPPSPDAGAVGSTVLLRSKTGVAQSASPGVLAAQPKRKLTPLTVAMMVALVAAVAFAVWPRPDPRVEASRKHAAPAAGAE is encoded by the coding sequence ATGGGGACCGTCTTCCTGGCCAACCACCTGCGGCTGCGCGGGCGGCAGGTGGCCATCAAGGTGCTGCGCCACGATGCGGGCATGGGGGCCGAGGCCTTCGTGCGCTTCCGGCGCGAGGCGGAGATTGCCTCGAAGCTGGGGCACCCCAACATCGTCGAGGTGCTCGACTTCGACAGCCTCGAGGATGGCTCGCCCTACATGGTGATGGAGTGCCTGCGCGGCATGCCGCTGTCGCGCAGGCTGCGCAAGGGCCCGATGACGCTGGAGGAGGTGTTCTCCTGCGCGCGGCAGATGGGCTCGGCGCTCCAGGCCGCGCACCGCGCGGGCATCGTCCACCGCGACCTCAAGCCCGGCAACGTGTTCCTCGTGCCCACCGAGGTGGGCGGCGTGATGATGGAGCACGTGAAGTTGCTCGACTTCGGCATCTCCAAGGTCATCGACTCGCAGAGCGTGCACACGCAGGGCGGCATCCTCCTGGGCACGCCGCAGTACATGGCGCCCGAGCAGGCCACCGGGAAGAACGGCGAGGTGGACCCGCGCACGGACATCTTCGCCTTCGGGTGCCTCGTCTACGAGATGCTGGCGCGCCGGCTTCCGTTCCGGGACAACGGCAACCTTCCGGAGCTCATCTACCGCATCGTCTATGATCCGCCGGAGCCCCTGGAGGCGCTGGTGCCGGACCTGCCGGACCACGTCATCGCGGCGGTGGAGAAGTCGTTGGAGAAGCGCCCGGAGGACCGCTTCCCGGACGTGGCCAGCTTCATCTTCGCGCTGACGGGGCGCGCGCTGCAGACGATGGGCGAGGTGCCGATGCTCACACCGCTGAGCACGCCGCAGCTCGCGGTGGGGCTGGCTCCGGAGTCGAAGCCGGAGACGGTGCCCGGCAGGCGCTCGGGACGCGGGGTGGAGGACGAGGACGTCGACGTGAATCCTCCGGACGCGAACCCGCCCTTCCGGGAGTCGGAGACGGTCAGCCTGTCCGCGCCGGTGCCCGCGGTGGCCCCGTCCCACGACGCCGCGACCATCGCCGAGGCGATGCCCTTGCCGGAGATGGAGGCGCCTCCGCCTCGGCCTGTCGTGGCGCCCGCGGACGTCGTGCCCGCCCCCATCGCCCGTTCACCCGTGGGGAGGCCGCCCTCCGCGGCGCCTCCAGGGCCGAGCGCCCGGAAGCCGACGCCTCGGGACGGGGCTGTGGCTGGGTCCCAGGTGCCAGACGGAGGCGTGGCGGCGTCCCGGGGGCCCGAGCGGACGCATGGGGAACCCCCTCCAGAGAAACCCCTCGCGCCTGCTCCGTTGCCGCGCCGCGCTGACGCTCCACCCGTACGTCCGCCAGCAGGGGGCGCGCAGGCCGGTGCCGCGTCACCGAAGGTGGTCCCCGCGCCCATCGCGCGGGCGCCCGTGGCAGGGGGCCCCTCCGCGCCGGTCGCTGCCCGGAATGGGCCGCCCTCGCCAGACGCGGGCGCGGTGGGGTCGACCGTGTTGCTGCGCTCGAAGACGGGCGTGGCCCAGTCCGCCTCCCCAGGCGTGCTCGCCGCCCAGCCGAAGCGGAAGCTGACTCCGCTCACGGTGGCGATGATGGTGGCGCTCGTCGCCGCCGTGGCCTTCGCCGTGTGGCCACGGCCGGATCCACGCGTGGAGGCGTCCCGAAAGCACGCCGCGCCCGCTGCTGGCGCGGAGTAG
- a CDS encoding S46 family peptidase produces the protein MDRRLLALGLLLSLPASADEGMWTYDAFPSDTVNKAYGFTPTQAWLDHVRLGSVRLAGGCSASFVSPEGLVMTNHHCIRGCIEDLSSPKKDLLAKGFYASSAAQELRCPKVEANQLVEMTDVTARMNAATKGLTGAAFNTALKKETAAVEAACATSGDVRCDVVTLYNGGKYHLYKYRRFQDVRLVFAPEFSMAAFGGDPDNFNFPRFGFDAAFLRVWQDNAPAKSPHFLPWAKQGAKEGDLVFVSGHPGGTERKATVAELEFQRDVNLPYTLLQLAELRGMLREYAGGSAERYRTTRSMLRGVENGLKALRGRHQALADPALLAGKRQDEAALRQKVDANAQVKAATDGAWDEITQALDAYRRMLPDYRMKEAGDAYPSELFRMARHLVRVAEEKERPNAERLREYTQSQLPTLEQQLLRDAPVTPELDQALLTFGLTRVRETLGADDPFVQSVLGREAPADLARALVRGTKLRDVKVRAALLKGGKAAVEASKDPMILFARKVDAEARAARKRYEDTVEAVLKRNGERIAKAHLAVYGTSGYPDATFTLRLNAGQVKGWDENGRPVAALTTFGGAYERHTGKEPYKLPDTWLKARGKVPPQTPFDVATTNDIIGGNSGSPLVDRDGRVVGLIFDGNLHSLGGRYAYVPETNRAVAVHGEGILAGLEHVYGARRVVDELRTASDAAVVPAK, from the coding sequence GTGGATCGCAGACTGCTCGCACTCGGCCTGCTCCTGTCCCTCCCCGCCTCGGCGGACGAGGGAATGTGGACCTACGACGCCTTTCCCTCCGACACGGTGAACAAGGCCTACGGCTTCACGCCCACGCAGGCGTGGCTGGACCACGTCCGGCTCGGCTCGGTGCGACTGGCCGGCGGCTGCTCCGCCAGCTTCGTGTCGCCAGAGGGCCTGGTGATGACCAATCACCACTGCATCCGCGGCTGCATCGAGGACCTGTCCTCGCCGAAGAAGGACCTGCTGGCCAAGGGCTTCTACGCCTCGAGCGCCGCGCAGGAGCTGCGCTGCCCGAAGGTGGAGGCCAACCAGCTGGTGGAGATGACGGACGTCACCGCGCGGATGAACGCGGCGACGAAGGGCCTCACTGGCGCGGCCTTCAACACCGCGTTGAAGAAGGAGACGGCCGCGGTGGAGGCCGCCTGCGCCACGTCCGGAGACGTGCGTTGTGACGTGGTGACGCTCTACAACGGCGGCAAGTATCACCTGTACAAGTACCGTCGCTTCCAGGACGTGCGGCTCGTCTTCGCGCCCGAGTTCTCCATGGCCGCCTTTGGCGGTGACCCGGACAACTTCAACTTCCCGCGCTTCGGCTTCGACGCGGCCTTCCTGCGCGTGTGGCAGGACAATGCGCCCGCGAAGAGCCCGCACTTCCTGCCGTGGGCGAAGCAGGGCGCGAAGGAGGGTGACCTCGTCTTCGTCTCCGGCCACCCGGGTGGCACCGAGCGCAAGGCGACCGTCGCCGAGCTGGAGTTCCAGCGCGACGTCAACCTGCCGTACACGCTGCTCCAGCTCGCCGAGCTGCGCGGCATGCTGCGCGAGTACGCTGGGGGTTCGGCGGAGCGCTACCGCACCACGCGCTCCATGCTACGCGGCGTGGAGAACGGGCTGAAGGCGCTGCGCGGGCGGCACCAGGCGCTGGCGGACCCGGCGCTGCTGGCCGGCAAGCGTCAGGACGAAGCGGCGCTGCGCCAGAAGGTGGACGCCAACGCGCAGGTGAAGGCCGCCACCGACGGCGCGTGGGACGAAATCACCCAGGCGCTGGACGCGTACCGCCGCATGCTGCCCGACTACCGCATGAAGGAGGCCGGGGACGCCTATCCCTCCGAGCTCTTCCGCATGGCCCGGCACCTGGTGCGCGTGGCCGAGGAGAAGGAGCGGCCCAACGCGGAGCGGCTGCGCGAGTACACCCAGTCCCAGCTCCCCACGCTGGAGCAGCAGCTCCTGCGCGACGCGCCGGTGACGCCCGAGCTGGACCAGGCGCTGCTGACCTTCGGCCTCACCCGCGTGCGCGAGACGCTGGGCGCGGATGACCCCTTCGTCCAGTCGGTGCTCGGACGCGAGGCGCCCGCCGACCTGGCGCGCGCCCTGGTGCGTGGCACGAAGCTGCGGGACGTGAAGGTGCGCGCCGCGCTGCTCAAGGGCGGCAAGGCGGCGGTGGAGGCCTCCAAGGACCCGATGATTCTCTTCGCGCGCAAGGTGGACGCGGAGGCCCGCGCGGCGCGCAAGCGCTACGAGGACACCGTGGAGGCGGTGCTCAAGCGCAATGGCGAGCGCATCGCCAAGGCGCACCTCGCGGTGTACGGCACCTCCGGTTATCCGGACGCCACCTTCACCCTCCGCCTCAACGCCGGGCAGGTGAAGGGCTGGGATGAGAATGGCCGCCCCGTGGCCGCGCTCACCACCTTTGGCGGCGCGTATGAGCGCCACACTGGCAAGGAGCCGTACAAGCTCCCGGACACCTGGCTGAAGGCGCGTGGCAAGGTGCCGCCCCAGACGCCATTCGACGTGGCCACCACCAACGACATCATCGGCGGCAACTCCGGCTCGCCCCTGGTGGACCGCGACGGGCGCGTGGTGGGGCTCATCTTCGATGGGAACCTGCACTCGCTGGGCGGCCGCTATGCCTACGTCCCTGAGACGAACCGCGCGGTCGCCGTGCACGGAGAGGGCATCCTGGCGGGGCTGGAGCACGTCTACGGGGCCAGGCGCGTGGTAGACGAGCTGCGCACCGCCAGCGACGCCGCCGTCGTGCCCGCGAAGTAG
- a CDS encoding esterase/lipase family protein, with protein MPGKHRVYLVPGFFGFINLGELIYFGHALDYLKDELARRQVEAEVIIVLSHPTASIRTRTADLLKAVQETASGDDGPIHLIGHSTGGLDSRLFVSPGAQVAEGMDLESFARRVRTVTSVSTPHAGTPLATFFMGLFGQRILKLLSLFTVYVLRFGRLPLRVVFRFGHLLARADDQLGWKPTLLDQLYDQLLGDFSSERRDAVSKFLSDVGNDTSLIPQLTPEGIDLFNASTLDRPGVRYGSVVTQARPPSLRTRMAAGLDPYAQLTHTIYALTYGQTQRMPLTALPLHTPAQTAALVQAYGAMPGPTACDGIVPTRSQVYGRVLAAVRADHLDAIGHFDQPAHQPPHVDWLISGSGFRRPQFESTWKSIVDFLLEDERPVFTGS; from the coding sequence ATGCCAGGCAAGCATCGCGTCTACCTCGTCCCCGGTTTCTTCGGCTTCATCAACCTGGGCGAGCTCATCTACTTCGGCCACGCCCTGGACTATCTGAAGGACGAGCTGGCCCGCAGGCAGGTGGAGGCGGAGGTCATCATCGTCCTCTCCCACCCCACGGCCTCCATCCGCACGCGCACCGCGGACCTGCTCAAGGCCGTGCAGGAGACGGCGTCCGGAGACGATGGCCCCATCCACCTCATCGGCCACTCGACGGGCGGGTTGGACTCGCGCCTGTTCGTCAGCCCCGGCGCGCAGGTGGCGGAGGGCATGGACCTGGAGTCCTTCGCCAGGCGCGTGCGCACCGTGACGTCCGTGTCCACGCCGCACGCGGGCACGCCGCTGGCCACGTTCTTCATGGGCCTGTTCGGGCAGCGCATCCTCAAGCTGCTGTCGCTCTTCACCGTCTACGTGCTGCGCTTCGGCAGGCTGCCGCTGCGCGTGGTGTTCCGCTTCGGACACCTGCTCGCGCGGGCGGATGACCAGCTCGGATGGAAGCCCACGCTGCTGGACCAGCTCTATGACCAGCTCCTGGGGGACTTCTCCTCGGAGCGCCGTGACGCGGTGTCGAAATTCCTCAGCGACGTGGGCAACGACACCTCGCTGATTCCGCAGCTCACGCCGGAGGGCATCGACCTGTTCAACGCCAGCACGCTGGACCGGCCCGGCGTGCGGTATGGCTCGGTGGTGACGCAGGCGCGCCCGCCGTCGCTGCGCACGCGCATGGCGGCGGGGCTGGACCCCTACGCGCAGCTCACGCACACCATCTACGCGCTGACGTACGGGCAGACGCAGCGGATGCCACTCACGGCGCTGCCGCTGCACACGCCCGCGCAGACGGCGGCGCTGGTGCAGGCCTATGGCGCGATGCCTGGGCCCACGGCGTGTGACGGCATCGTCCCCACGCGCTCGCAGGTGTATGGCCGGGTGCTGGCCGCGGTGCGCGCGGACCACCTGGATGCGATTGGCCACTTCGACCAGCCCGCGCACCAACCGCCGCACGTGGATTGGCTCATCTCCGGCTCCGGCTTCCGCAGGCCCCAGTTCGAGTCGACGTGGAAGAGCATCGTCGACTTCCTGCTGGAGGACGAGCGCCCTGTCTTCACGGGGTCGTGA
- a CDS encoding ferrichrome ABC transporter substrate-binding protein has product MTRRGKLAAVSRRAQLILMLLVSGLLHAALFAALSESPSDADRSRRVPPRIVEMDVVYKAPTPPPAPPEPRGAPPPEERPRPPTKKEDPPRHAERPRATATQDSDTPLQQESSARAEPLPSDVAPAGPSEPPALAQDIPRDVSQPQPRPSLEPQELLGGGLLRSGPPSTGRTLRPGEAPDPKALAARQAEEARERVDGWAQDAAATARASGGATHPYFAKLREGFAKQLVNPPPPDLKVLGSRMKREQVDAIARFGKTGSSIAAEPRDHRLEQRNRMQAAVEAGRAANMYMVDVTTPVLALAAIVEVWQARDGKLLDLKVIEGSGDPKFDSWAVSQLRDALASAEAPKPGGGLGIRDDGMRSRWRLEEYLGNPRVQIHLMGVY; this is encoded by the coding sequence GTGACGCGTCGAGGCAAGCTGGCTGCCGTGTCGCGGCGCGCCCAACTGATTCTCATGCTCCTGGTGTCGGGGCTCCTGCATGCAGCGCTCTTCGCGGCGCTGTCGGAGAGCCCGTCCGATGCCGACCGGAGCCGGCGCGTGCCTCCCCGCATCGTGGAGATGGACGTCGTCTACAAGGCCCCTACGCCTCCACCTGCGCCCCCGGAGCCGCGCGGCGCCCCTCCACCTGAGGAGCGCCCGCGGCCGCCCACGAAGAAGGAAGACCCACCGAGGCACGCTGAGCGTCCGCGCGCCACTGCGACGCAGGACTCGGACACTCCTTTGCAGCAGGAGTCCTCCGCGCGGGCCGAGCCACTTCCCTCCGATGTCGCCCCAGCGGGGCCCAGCGAGCCGCCAGCCCTGGCTCAGGACATTCCGCGCGACGTCTCGCAGCCACAGCCGCGTCCCAGCCTGGAGCCACAAGAACTGCTGGGAGGCGGCCTGCTGCGCAGCGGCCCGCCTTCGACGGGGCGGACGCTCCGCCCTGGTGAGGCTCCTGACCCGAAGGCGCTGGCGGCCCGGCAGGCCGAGGAGGCCCGCGAACGGGTGGATGGCTGGGCCCAGGACGCCGCCGCGACGGCGCGCGCGTCGGGCGGCGCCACGCATCCCTACTTCGCGAAGTTGCGGGAAGGCTTCGCGAAGCAGTTGGTGAACCCGCCACCTCCAGACCTGAAGGTGTTGGGCTCACGAATGAAGCGCGAACAGGTGGATGCCATCGCGCGCTTCGGAAAGACAGGCAGTTCCATCGCCGCCGAGCCCCGGGACCACCGGTTGGAGCAGCGCAATCGCATGCAAGCGGCCGTCGAGGCCGGGCGCGCGGCCAACATGTACATGGTGGATGTCACCACGCCGGTGCTCGCGCTCGCGGCCATCGTCGAGGTCTGGCAGGCGCGCGACGGGAAGCTGCTCGACCTCAAGGTGATTGAAGGCTCCGGCGACCCGAAGTTCGACTCCTGGGCCGTGTCCCAGCTCCGGGATGCGCTCGCCAGCGCGGAGGCGCCGAAGCCCGGAGGCGGCCTGGGCATTCGTGATGACGGCATGCGCAGCCGATGGCGGCTGGAGGAATACCTTGGGAATCCGCGCGTGCAGATTCACCTGATGGGCGTCTACTGA
- a CDS encoding DUF4442 domain-containing protein, with product MLALDLVERLRQVSPSAANALLTVAVKNIIPLSSVMGVRVEDASDARAQVSVPLKRRTRNHVGSVYLGVQVTVMELTMGVWLFRRFPPGRYLALVNELQVSFHAKAKGGVRAICEPSPETFNSLDAALQKKGDKAREWIPVRLEDFEGTHIADARFLAVLKKA from the coding sequence ATGCTTGCTCTCGACCTCGTGGAACGGCTGCGTCAGGTATCTCCCAGCGCGGCGAATGCGCTGCTGACGGTGGCGGTGAAGAACATCATCCCGCTGTCCTCGGTGATGGGCGTCCGGGTGGAGGACGCATCGGATGCCCGGGCCCAGGTGTCCGTGCCGCTGAAGCGGCGCACGCGCAACCACGTGGGCAGCGTGTACCTGGGCGTGCAGGTGACGGTGATGGAACTGACGATGGGCGTGTGGCTCTTCCGCCGCTTCCCGCCGGGCCGCTACCTGGCGCTGGTAAACGAGCTCCAGGTGTCCTTCCACGCGAAGGCCAAGGGCGGCGTGCGCGCCATCTGTGAGCCGTCTCCCGAAACGTTCAATAGCCTGGACGCCGCGCTCCAGAAGAAGGGAGACAAGGCCCGCGAGTGGATTCCCGTTCGCCTGGAGGACTTCGAGGGCACGCACATCGCGGATGCCCGCTTCCTGGCGGTGTTGAAGAAGGCGTGA
- the dps gene encoding DNA starvation/stationary phase protection protein Dps, with product MNFPSHVNLPTDAREELIDSLNTLLADAIDLHWQIKQAHWNIRGRHFYSRHELFDDLAKHVRKQADEFAERAGTLGGYAEGTIRLAAKNSELPEYDLKAVDGDDHLKALVDRFARYGASIRNGIHRSDELNDPVTSDLLTQTLGEVELDLWFLESHLHGEPRAGARRGGDVRPQDTTASPSNA from the coding sequence ATGAACTTCCCAAGCCATGTGAATCTCCCCACCGACGCACGTGAGGAGCTCATCGATTCCCTCAACACCCTGCTGGCCGACGCCATCGACCTGCATTGGCAAATCAAGCAAGCGCACTGGAACATCCGCGGCCGGCACTTCTACAGCCGCCATGAGCTGTTCGACGACCTGGCCAAGCACGTCCGCAAGCAGGCCGACGAGTTCGCCGAGCGCGCGGGCACACTGGGCGGCTACGCCGAGGGCACCATCCGGCTGGCGGCCAAGAACAGCGAGCTGCCCGAATACGACCTGAAGGCCGTGGACGGTGACGACCACCTCAAGGCCCTGGTGGACCGCTTCGCCCGCTACGGGGCCAGCATCCGCAACGGCATCCACCGGTCCGACGAGCTGAACGACCCCGTCACCTCCGACCTGCTCACCCAGACGCTGGGCGAGGTCGAACTGGACCTGTGGTTCCTGGAGAGCCACCTGCACGGCGAGCCCCGCGCGGGGGCGCGCCGCGGGGGGGACGTCCGGCCCCAGGACACCACCGCCAGCCCCTCCAACGCCTGA
- a CDS encoding SDR family oxidoreductase, producing MDGKVCLITGATGGIGLEAAKALARMGATVVLVGRDAGRTEAAVAAVKEAAPSAQVDWLRADLTSLKSVRELAQTFRSRYPRLDVLLNNAGLIIDRRQVTEDGLEATMATNHFAPFLLTNLLLDVMKATGPARIINVSSDAHAAGKLDFDDLQSERGFIGFRVYGTSKLANILFTRALAKRLEGTQVTTNALHPGVVRTGFGHNTQGFFRHLVKLGAAFMISAEKGARTSVYLASSPEVEAVSGQYFYKCRPKKPSSAARNDALAERLWQVSEQLTGVKG from the coding sequence ATGGATGGGAAGGTGTGCCTCATCACCGGGGCCACCGGCGGCATCGGCCTGGAGGCCGCCAAGGCGCTCGCGCGCATGGGCGCCACGGTGGTGCTGGTGGGCCGGGACGCGGGCCGCACCGAGGCGGCCGTGGCCGCCGTGAAGGAGGCCGCCCCCAGCGCCCAGGTGGACTGGCTCCGCGCCGACCTCACCTCCCTGAAGTCCGTGCGGGAGCTGGCGCAGACCTTCCGTTCCCGCTACCCGCGCCTGGACGTGCTGCTCAACAACGCGGGGCTCATCATCGACCGGCGGCAGGTGACGGAGGACGGGCTGGAGGCCACCATGGCCACCAACCACTTCGCGCCCTTCCTCCTGACGAACCTGCTGCTGGACGTGATGAAGGCCACCGGCCCGGCCCGCATCATCAACGTCTCGTCCGATGCCCACGCCGCGGGCAAGCTCGACTTCGATGACCTGCAGAGCGAGCGCGGCTTCATCGGCTTCCGCGTGTACGGCACGTCGAAGCTGGCCAACATCCTGTTCACCCGCGCGCTGGCGAAGCGGCTGGAGGGGACGCAGGTGACGACCAACGCCCTGCACCCCGGCGTGGTGCGCACGGGCTTCGGTCACAACACCCAGGGCTTCTTCCGCCACCTCGTCAAGTTGGGCGCGGCGTTCATGATTTCGGCGGAGAAGGGAGCGCGGACGTCCGTGTATCTGGCGTCCTCGCCCGAAGTGGAGGCAGTGTCCGGGCAGTACTTCTACAAATGCCGTCCGAAGAAGCCGTCCTCCGCCGCGCGGAACGACGCGCTCGCGGAGCGGCTCTGGCAGGTGAGCGAGCAGCTCACGGGAGTCAAGGGATGA
- a CDS encoding glutathione S-transferase N-terminal domain-containing protein: protein MIDLYTFATPNGQKVSIALEELGLQYKTHVVDITKGEQFKPEFLDINPNNKIPAIVDHATQDHRPLKVFESGAILIYLAEKTGQLLPSNQRGRAEVMEWLMFQMGGVGPMFGQLNHFARFAPKKVPYGIERYHAESRRLVGVLDGKLGSGDYVAGRYSIADIALYPWVAGTRAYFPELFRGSSNVVQWLHRVGSRPAVERGMKVPQLK from the coding sequence ATGATCGACCTCTACACGTTCGCGACGCCCAACGGGCAGAAGGTATCCATCGCCCTGGAGGAGCTGGGCCTCCAGTACAAGACGCACGTGGTGGACATCACCAAGGGCGAGCAGTTCAAGCCCGAGTTCCTGGACATCAACCCCAACAACAAGATTCCGGCCATCGTCGACCACGCGACGCAGGACCACCGTCCGCTCAAGGTCTTCGAGTCCGGCGCCATCCTCATCTACCTGGCGGAGAAGACGGGCCAGCTGCTGCCCTCCAACCAGCGAGGCCGGGCGGAAGTGATGGAGTGGCTGATGTTCCAGATGGGCGGCGTGGGCCCCATGTTCGGCCAGCTCAACCACTTCGCCCGCTTCGCCCCCAAGAAGGTCCCCTACGGCATCGAGCGCTATCACGCCGAGTCCCGGCGGCTCGTCGGCGTGCTCGACGGGAAGCTGGGCTCCGGGGATTACGTCGCGGGCCGCTACTCCATCGCGGACATCGCGCTGTATCCCTGGGTGGCCGGCACCCGCGCGTACTTCCCCGAGCTGTTCCGGGGGAGCAGCAACGTCGTGCAGTGGCTCCACCGCGTGGGCAGCCGGCCCGCCGTGGAGCGCGGCATGAAGGTCCCCCAGCTCAAGTAG